One Hemibagrus wyckioides isolate EC202008001 linkage group LG09, SWU_Hwy_1.0, whole genome shotgun sequence DNA segment encodes these proteins:
- the psma3 gene encoding proteasome subunit alpha type-3 produces the protein MSSIGTGYDLSASTFSPDGRVFQVEYAMKAVENSSTAIGIRCKDGVVFGVEKLVLSKLYEEGSNKRIFNIDRHVGMAVAGLLADARSLAEVAREEASNFRSNYGHDIPLKHLSDRVAMYVHAYTLYSAVRPFGCSFILGSYDEDEGPQLYMVDPSGISYGYWGCAIGKAKQAAKTEIEKLQMKEMTCRELVKEVAKIIYIVHDEVKDKAFELELSWVGEVTKGRHELVPKDIKEEAEKYAKDSLEEDDDSDEDNM, from the exons ATGAGTTCTATTGGGACCGGG TATGACTTGTCTGCCTCCACTTTTTCGCCGGATGGCAGGGTGTTTCAAGTAGAGTATGCCATGAAAGCAGTTGAAAATAGCAG CACAGCCATTGGAATCCGCTGCAAAGATGGAGTAGTGTTCGGTGTGGAGAAGTTGGTGCTGTCCAAACTGTATGAGGAAGGCTCCAACAAGCGTATCTTCAACATCGATCGTCATGTTGGCATG GCTGTGGCAGGGCTGCTCGCAGATGCTAGATCTCTTGCTGAGGTTGCAAGAGAAGAAGCATCCAACTTCCGCTCCAACTATGGCCATGATATCCCTCTGAAG CATCTATCAGACAGAGTCGCCATGTATGTCCACGCCTACACGTTATACAGCGCTGTACGCCCGTTTGGGTGCAG TTTCATCCTTGGCTcttatgatgaagatgagggCCCCCAGCTGTACATGGTCGACCCATCAGGGATTTCATAT GGTTACTGGGGTTGTGCCATTGGAAAAGCCAAACAAGCTGCAAAAACAGAAATTGAGAAGCTTCAG ATGAAAGAAATGACCTGCCGAGAATTGGTGAAAGAAGTTGCAAAGAT CATCTACATTGTACATGATGAGGTGAAGGACAAAGCCTTTGAATTGGAGCTGAGCTGGGTCGGAGAAG TCACAAAAGGAAGGCATGAGCTGGTTCCAAAAGATATCAAAGAGGAGGCTGAGAAATACGCTAAA GATTCATTGGAGGAAGACGACGACTCTGATGAGGATAATATGTAA
- the adpgk2 gene encoding ADP-dependent glucokinase, with protein sequence MAVELRSSVKYGTVLSFTVLLLAYWFRSPQSVLDDRLGAVLSSLLRAERKVGMNNIARPRVAIGFGGCVDIIVDGVTLLNKIGLQPTDQPLHHDYIENAEQLAQSFAYFFAPGAASERLVVNDTLFSQLVEASRELPGNRWSVGGNAPVMAGRMASEGCDVLLGGSFSPDFNDYLSEHITVAGNTVEEPDIHLILEYPSGATWGPYTSRRANRYIVHSDDHNPYLDSIEEFDKKLQSFEPDLLVVGGLQMMDNFPFKQGEREALLNRLAHLLSSASPQTNVHFEMASFVDEALMSNLLELVLPHADSLGMNEQELPNLLSLFRGSTVTVLSDPNPRVATVLDQMRELYRIVNLRHRQTGRGRALTRLHVHTLAFQAMIVTHGSQWKNTMSATAKASLTANRHVCGSADIDPSKARLILDESFSVSRREGSQRIPLQESRPVSCWAEDEYEICVAPVLVCTEVYQTAGGGDNISAAGLVLQI encoded by the exons ATGGCTGTGGAGTTGCGCTCTAGTGTAAAATATGGCACCGTTTTGTCTTTCACCGTGCTTCTGCTCGCCTACTGGTTCCGCTCCCCTCAGTCGGTGCTGGACGATCGGCTGGGAGCTGTGCTGTCCTCTTTACTCCGCGCTGAACGGAAAGTGGGAATGAATAACATCGCCAGACCCAGAGTGGCCATAG GGTTCGGGGGCTGTgtggacattattgtggatggTGTGACATTGCTGAACAAGATTGGACTGCAGCCAACTGATCAGCCTCTGCATCACGACTACATTGAGAATGCGGAACAGCTCGCTCAGAGTTTTGCCTACTTTTTTGCACCGGGAGCAGCTTCTGA GAGGCTGGTGGTGAACGACACACTCTTCAGTCAGCTGGTGGAGGCCTCTCGAGAGTTGCCAGGAAACCGCTGGTCAGTTGGAGGTAATGCACCGGTGATGGCAGGCAGGATGGCCAGCGAGGGCTGTGATGTGCTACTTGGTGGCAGCTTCAGCCCTGACTTTAATGACTACCTCTCTGAACATATCACAG TGGCAGGTAACACAGTGGAGGAACCAGATATTCATCTGATCCTGGAGTATCCCTCTGGGGCAACATGGGGGCCGTACACCTCCCGAAGAGCAAACAG GTATATTGTCCACAGTGATGACCACAACCCATACTTAGACTCGATTGAAGAGTTTGACAAGAAGCTGCAGAGCTTTGAGCCTGACCTGCTGGTGGTGGGAGGCCTTCAGATGATGGACAACTTTCCATTCAAGCAAG GAGAGCGTGAGGCTCTGCTGAATCGCCTGGCTCATCTGCTGTCTTCAGCTTCACCTCAGACCAACGTGCATTTTGAAATGGCCAGCTTTGTTGATGAGGCTCTGATGTCTAACCTGCTAGAGCTTGTGCTTCCTCATGCTGATTCTCTGGGCATGAACGAACAGGAACTGCCTAACCTGTTGAGCCTTTTTCGTGGCAGCACTGTGACCGTGCTGTCAGACCCCAACCCTCGTGTGGCCACCGTGTTGGACCAGATGCGCGAGCTTTACCGCATTGTGAATCTCAGGCACAGGCAGACCGGCCGCGGTCGAGCCCTCACCAGGCTACACGTTCACACTCTGGCCTTCCAGGCGATGATTGTCACGCACGGCTCTCAGTGGAAGAACACCATGTCAGCCACGGCCAAGGCCTCACTCACCGCCAACCGGCACGTGTGCGGCTCAGCCGACATCGACCCCAGCAAGGCACGCCTCATCTTGGACGAATCATTCTCTGTAAGCAGGAGGGAAGGAAGCCAGAGAATTCCCCTCCAGGAATCCCGGCCTGTTTCCTGCTGGGCCGAGGACGAATATGAGATCTGTGTGGCTCCCGTGCTCGTGTGCACTGAGGTGTATCAGACTGCCGGGGGAGGAGACAACATCTCTGCTGCTGGCCTCGTGCTTCAGATCTAA